One window from the genome of Carassius carassius chromosome 15, fCarCar2.1, whole genome shotgun sequence encodes:
- the LOC132158041 gene encoding uncharacterized protein LOC132158041 isoform X4 has protein sequence MRLMDHRSFPGMFKKSKKKTPNPQIHVKATPWKPFAVSIYLMSSNTDTSPTPSEELELLQAGLGKRVITISSNVNHSDLCKLLEAEFPKMKSLTGGWLLYKAPGGNGRRKLTVVPPDSEGYTGSLLKMATTAGRTALYMVPLQDELCLDPLPFSAEEFAKMPKVECRTCKTTMPLPVLYLHVKSCGGCTQSANDETTEDDDDDVKVVGEITRAVTPTAPASTPTPTTSIQTCSPTPTTSFEDEGQCPICLDTFSQTELPMHASVCGDSILQTLDYESSPPCGTPVQQHQGPDMKCPDDVLRLLARRVDDSKDFKICVSRTDFYQRAMVQWQRQKRGTPGNTLRVTFLGEAGVDTGAIRKEFLSDLIGEIEKHLFEHRGHQRGKSPIYSLSNLENGFFKTAGEVFSVSLAQGGPAPRFLRPWCFDYLSSGDLDESTLTIDDVDDAELYNLIKKVEEEETDLSAWNDQIINCGFTGAIKPENKEAIIRLMQTSSCRTFFRKCRRRDQYERLMKQL, from the exons aTCTTTTCCTGGGATGTTTAAAAAATCAAAGAAGAAAACTCCAAATCCACAAATACATGTGAAAGCCACACCTTGGAAACCATTTGCTGTTTCCATATATTTAATGAGCAGCAACACTGACACCTCACCCACACCTTCTGAAGAGCTTGAACTACTCCAGGCCGGACTAGGAAAACGGGTGATTACAATTTCATCCAATGTGAACCATTCGGAT ttatgCAAGCTCCTTGAAGCTGAATTTCCAAAGATGAAGTCACTTACTGGAGGGTGGTTACTTTATAAGGCACCAG GTGGGAATGGAAGAAGAAAGCTTACTGTTGTCCCTCCAGACTCAGAGGGTTATACAGGCAGCCTTCTCAAAATGGCTACCACCGCTGGAAGAACAGCACTGTATATGGTCCCTCTTCAAGATGAGTTATGTCTTGATCCACTGCCATTCTCAGCAGAAGAGTTTGCGAAGATGCCAAAGGTTGAGTGTCGTACTTGTAAAACCACAATGCCACTACCAGTTTTGTACTTGCATGTTAAATCTTGTGGTGGCTGCACACAGTCAGCTAATGATGAG ACtactgaagatgatgatgatgatgtaaaaGTAGTTGGTGAGATTACCAGAGCAGTTACCCCTACAGCCCCAGCTTCTACACCTACACCCACCACTTCAATACAAACTTGTTCTCCTACACCCACCACAAGTTTTGAG GATGAGGGACAGTGTCCCATTTGTTTAGACACATTTTCACAGACAGAGTTGCCCATGCATGCAAGTGTTTGTGGAGATAG TATATTACAGACACTGGATTATGAGAGCAGTCCTCCGTGTGGCACACCAGTACAGCAACACCAAGGCCCAGACATGAAATG TCCAGATGATGTATTGCGTTTGTTGGCAAGAAGGGTAGATGACAGCAAGGATTTCAAGATCTGTGTTTCTCGAACTGACTTCTATCAAAGAGCTATGGTGCAGTGGCAAAGACAAAAGAGAGGAACCCCGGGCAATACTTTGCGTGTAACATTTTTGGGGGAAGCAGGTGTTGACACAGGTGCCATTCGTAAGGAATTTCTTTCAG ATTTGATTGGTGAGATTGAGAAACACCTCTTTGAGCATAGAGGACACCAGAGAGGGAAGAGCCCCATCTACTCCCTAAGTAATCTGGAGAATGGATTTTTTAA gACTGCTGGAGAAGTGTTTTCGGTTAGTCTCGCTCAGGGTGGGCCTGCCCCCCGTTTCTTGAGGCCGTGGTGCTTTGATTATCTCTCATCTGGAGACTTGGATGAATCAACTCTCACTATAGATGATGTGGATGATGCTGAACtttataatttgattaaaaag GTGGAGGAAGAAGAAACCGATCTCTCTGCATGGAATGATCAAAtaattaactgtggttttactgggGCCATTAAACCTGAGAACAAAGAGGCCATAATAAG gcTGATGCAGACTTCATCATGCAGAACATTCTTCCGAAAATGTCGGAGAAGGGATCAGTACGAGAGACTTATGAAACAGCTATAA
- the LOC132158042 gene encoding uncharacterized protein LOC132158042 produces the protein MAEQRHAGDGSQVHGPNDATSHQLGRMIMERLLSKLQDTMSRLPLDLDYLQFLCSHELLFISSVYDQISVPEELLGELSTLKNTVDRHIDNNNEPVTALEVEFGVKGPPKFIISREHLQYLVNMQLSVPCIAELLGVSTRTIKRRLTEYGISLKDTYSKITDEELDNLVRSIKAKSPHLGHRMMKGHLQALGHRVPWTRVWDSMHRVDSAGILARITQLRCVVRRTYSVKGPLHVVHIDTNHKLIRYGLVIFGAIDGYSRKIMYLGPATDNKASTALGFFLQSVERHGFPLRVRGDQGVENVEIARCMFSVRGCGRGSYISGKSVHNQRIERLWRDIWMAVTNIYYDVLHSLEEEGLLEPTNSLHLFCCQFVFLPRLQASLDSFTSGWNNHPLRTESNRSPDQLWEIGLLQNPVPPPVQSEIAQDDDSDWDTDSISDQPWTGIVVPPVECPLTGELKAQIQTFFNPTSHSQNYGRDKYLEVLNFVLLHS, from the exons ATGGCAGAGCAGAGACATGCGGGTGATGGATCACAG GTCCATGGACCTAATGATGCCACAAGTCACCAGCTGGGAAGGATGATCATGGAAAGACTGCTATCCAAACTGCAGGATACAATGAGTCGCCTACCCCTAGATTTAGATTATTTGCAGTTTTTATGCAGTCATGAGCTTCTCTTCATTTCATCAGTCTATGATCAAATTTCAGTCCCAGAGGAACTCCTTGGTGAACTGTCAACCTTGAAAAACACAGTGGATAGGCATATTGACAATAACAATGAACCTGTTACTGCCCTTGAAGTGGAATTTGGAGTTAAGGGGCCCCCAAAGTTTATTATTTCCAGAGAACATCTTCAGTACCTAGTTAATATGCAGCTATCTGTTCCATGTATTGCCGAGCTTCTTGGTGTGTCAACAAGGACAATCAAACGTCGCCTCACTGAGTATGGCATTTCTCTAAAGGACACCTACAGTAAAATCACAGATGAAGAACTTGACAACCTAGTGAGGTCAATCAAAGCTAAAAGTCCACACCTAGGCCATAGAATGATGAAGGGACACTTACAAGCCTTGGGTCATCGTGTGCCATGGACAAGAGTTTGGGATTCCATGCATCGAGTGGACTCTGCTGGAATACTAGCAAGAATTACACAATTGAGATGTGTAGTCAGAAGGACTTATTCCGTCAAGGGCCCTCTTCATGTTGTTCACATAGACACAAACCATAAGCTGATAAG ATATGGCCTTGTGATATTCGGTGCCATTGATGGGTACTCCAGAAAg ATCATGTACCTTGGACCTGCAACCGATAACAAGGCATCCACTGCCCTCGGTTTCTTCCTTCAGTCAGTGGAGAGACATGGGTTTCCATTGAG agTTCGAGGAGACCAAGGAGTTGAAAATGTAGAGATTGCCAGATGTATGTTTTCTGTGCGTGGTTGTGGCAGGGGAAGCTACATCTCAGGAAAAAGCGTGCATAACCAGCG CATTGAGCGCCTTTGGCGTGACATATGGATGGCAGTTACAAACATCTATTATGATGTTTTGCACAGCCTTGAAGAGGAAGGATTACTAGAGCCAACCAACAGCCTTCACCTCTTTTGCTGTCAGTTTGTGTTCCTGCCTCGTCTCCAGGCCAGCCTTGACTCCTTTACTAGTGGGTGGAATAACCATCCTCTCCGCACAGAGAGTAATAGAAGCCCAGACCAGTTGTGGGAAATTGGACTCCTGCAAAACCCTGTCCCTCCTCCAGTCCAATCTGAG ATTGCACAAGACGACGACTCTGACTGGGACACAGACAGTATCTCTGACCAGCCGTGGACAGGAATTGTAGTTCCTCCAGTCGAATGCCCCTTAACTGGAGAACTTAAGGCccaaattcaaactttttttaaccCAACCTCACACTCTCAAAACTATGGAAGAGACAAGTATTTAGAAGTTTTGAATTTTGTTCTGCTTCATTCTTAA
- the LOC132158041 gene encoding uncharacterized protein LOC132158041 isoform X2, translating to MARSFPGMFKKSKKKTPNPQIHVKATPWKPFAVSIYLMSSNTDTSPTPSEELELLQAGLGKRVITISSNVNHSDLCKLLEAEFPKMKSLTGGWLLYKAPGGNGRRKLTVVPPDSEGYTGSLLKMATTAGRTALYMVPLQDELCLDPLPFSAEEFAKMPKVECRTCKTTMPLPVLYLHVKSCGGCTQSANDETTEDDDDDVKVVGEITRAVTPTAPASTPTPTTSIQTCSPTPTTSFEDEGQCPICLDTFSQTELPMHASVCGDSILQTLDYESSPPCGTPVQQHQGPDMKCPDDVLRLLARRVDDSKDFKICVSRTDFYQRAMVQWQRQKRGTPGNTLRVTFLGEAGVDTGAIRKEFLSDLIGEIEKHLFEHRGHQRGKSPIYSLSNLENGFFKTAGEVFSVSLAQGGPAPRFLRPWCFDYLSSGDLDESTLTIDDVDDAELYNLIKKVEEEETDLSAWNDQIINCGFTGAIKPENKEAIIRSIVLHATLRLFPLLKQIRKGLEVYNFVDILENHSGLCHQFFVPDVDDDDKADADFIMQNILPKMSEKGSVRETYETAIINFLQDFLQEIESCEDNPDGDILPLTVPGVMQWLTGQGHKPLLMSELKEFKISLHFDHECMQRMPEHKICFPVVSACARKITFPTVHMGDYSSFKSVMLQAIQFDDGFNRI from the exons ATGGCCAG aTCTTTTCCTGGGATGTTTAAAAAATCAAAGAAGAAAACTCCAAATCCACAAATACATGTGAAAGCCACACCTTGGAAACCATTTGCTGTTTCCATATATTTAATGAGCAGCAACACTGACACCTCACCCACACCTTCTGAAGAGCTTGAACTACTCCAGGCCGGACTAGGAAAACGGGTGATTACAATTTCATCCAATGTGAACCATTCGGAT ttatgCAAGCTCCTTGAAGCTGAATTTCCAAAGATGAAGTCACTTACTGGAGGGTGGTTACTTTATAAGGCACCAG GTGGGAATGGAAGAAGAAAGCTTACTGTTGTCCCTCCAGACTCAGAGGGTTATACAGGCAGCCTTCTCAAAATGGCTACCACCGCTGGAAGAACAGCACTGTATATGGTCCCTCTTCAAGATGAGTTATGTCTTGATCCACTGCCATTCTCAGCAGAAGAGTTTGCGAAGATGCCAAAGGTTGAGTGTCGTACTTGTAAAACCACAATGCCACTACCAGTTTTGTACTTGCATGTTAAATCTTGTGGTGGCTGCACACAGTCAGCTAATGATGAG ACtactgaagatgatgatgatgatgtaaaaGTAGTTGGTGAGATTACCAGAGCAGTTACCCCTACAGCCCCAGCTTCTACACCTACACCCACCACTTCAATACAAACTTGTTCTCCTACACCCACCACAAGTTTTGAG GATGAGGGACAGTGTCCCATTTGTTTAGACACATTTTCACAGACAGAGTTGCCCATGCATGCAAGTGTTTGTGGAGATAG TATATTACAGACACTGGATTATGAGAGCAGTCCTCCGTGTGGCACACCAGTACAGCAACACCAAGGCCCAGACATGAAATG TCCAGATGATGTATTGCGTTTGTTGGCAAGAAGGGTAGATGACAGCAAGGATTTCAAGATCTGTGTTTCTCGAACTGACTTCTATCAAAGAGCTATGGTGCAGTGGCAAAGACAAAAGAGAGGAACCCCGGGCAATACTTTGCGTGTAACATTTTTGGGGGAAGCAGGTGTTGACACAGGTGCCATTCGTAAGGAATTTCTTTCAG ATTTGATTGGTGAGATTGAGAAACACCTCTTTGAGCATAGAGGACACCAGAGAGGGAAGAGCCCCATCTACTCCCTAAGTAATCTGGAGAATGGATTTTTTAA gACTGCTGGAGAAGTGTTTTCGGTTAGTCTCGCTCAGGGTGGGCCTGCCCCCCGTTTCTTGAGGCCGTGGTGCTTTGATTATCTCTCATCTGGAGACTTGGATGAATCAACTCTCACTATAGATGATGTGGATGATGCTGAACtttataatttgattaaaaag GTGGAGGAAGAAGAAACCGATCTCTCTGCATGGAATGATCAAAtaattaactgtggttttactgggGCCATTAAACCTGAGAACAAAGAGGCCATAATAAG ATCAATTGTGCTGCATGCAACTCTACGTTTGTTCCCTTTGTTGAAGCAAATCCGAAAAGGTCTTGAAGTCTACAATTTCGTGGACATCCTGGAAAACCATTCAGGACTTTGCCACCAGTTCTTTGTCCCTGATGTGGATGATGATGATAAG gcTGATGCAGACTTCATCATGCAGAACATTCTTCCGAAAATGTCGGAGAAGGGATCAGTACGAGAGACTTATGAAACAGCTATAATCAACTTTCTGCAAGACTTTCTCCAAGAAATTGAAAGCTGTG AGGATAACCCTGACGGAGACATCCTGCCCTTAACTGTCCCCGGTGTTATGCAATGGCTCACTGGCCAGGGACACAAACCTCTTCTAATGTCAGAACTTAAAGAATTCAAAATTTCTCTTCATTTTGACCATGAGTGTATGCAGAGGATGCCAGAACATAAAATATGCTTCCCAGTTGTAAGTGCCTGTGCcagaaaaattacatttcccaCAGTACACATGGGTGACTACAGTTCTTTTAAATCAGTCATGTTGCAAGCCATTCAGTTTGACGACGGTTTTAACAGAATTTAA
- the LOC132158041 gene encoding uncharacterized protein LOC132158041 isoform X1 yields the protein MRLMDHRSFPGMFKKSKKKTPNPQIHVKATPWKPFAVSIYLMSSNTDTSPTPSEELELLQAGLGKRVITISSNVNHSDLCKLLEAEFPKMKSLTGGWLLYKAPGGNGRRKLTVVPPDSEGYTGSLLKMATTAGRTALYMVPLQDELCLDPLPFSAEEFAKMPKVECRTCKTTMPLPVLYLHVKSCGGCTQSANDETTEDDDDDVKVVGEITRAVTPTAPASTPTPTTSIQTCSPTPTTSFEDEGQCPICLDTFSQTELPMHASVCGDSILQTLDYESSPPCGTPVQQHQGPDMKCPDDVLRLLARRVDDSKDFKICVSRTDFYQRAMVQWQRQKRGTPGNTLRVTFLGEAGVDTGAIRKEFLSDLIGEIEKHLFEHRGHQRGKSPIYSLSNLENGFFKTAGEVFSVSLAQGGPAPRFLRPWCFDYLSSGDLDESTLTIDDVDDAELYNLIKKVEEEETDLSAWNDQIINCGFTGAIKPENKEAIIRSIVLHATLRLFPLLKQIRKGLEVYNFVDILENHSGLCHQFFVPDVDDDDKADADFIMQNILPKMSEKGSVRETYETAIINFLQDFLQEIESCEDNPDGDILPLTVPGVMQWLTGQGHKPLLMSELKEFKISLHFDHECMQRMPEHKICFPVVSACARKITFPTVHMGDYSSFKSVMLQAIQFDDGFNRI from the exons aTCTTTTCCTGGGATGTTTAAAAAATCAAAGAAGAAAACTCCAAATCCACAAATACATGTGAAAGCCACACCTTGGAAACCATTTGCTGTTTCCATATATTTAATGAGCAGCAACACTGACACCTCACCCACACCTTCTGAAGAGCTTGAACTACTCCAGGCCGGACTAGGAAAACGGGTGATTACAATTTCATCCAATGTGAACCATTCGGAT ttatgCAAGCTCCTTGAAGCTGAATTTCCAAAGATGAAGTCACTTACTGGAGGGTGGTTACTTTATAAGGCACCAG GTGGGAATGGAAGAAGAAAGCTTACTGTTGTCCCTCCAGACTCAGAGGGTTATACAGGCAGCCTTCTCAAAATGGCTACCACCGCTGGAAGAACAGCACTGTATATGGTCCCTCTTCAAGATGAGTTATGTCTTGATCCACTGCCATTCTCAGCAGAAGAGTTTGCGAAGATGCCAAAGGTTGAGTGTCGTACTTGTAAAACCACAATGCCACTACCAGTTTTGTACTTGCATGTTAAATCTTGTGGTGGCTGCACACAGTCAGCTAATGATGAG ACtactgaagatgatgatgatgatgtaaaaGTAGTTGGTGAGATTACCAGAGCAGTTACCCCTACAGCCCCAGCTTCTACACCTACACCCACCACTTCAATACAAACTTGTTCTCCTACACCCACCACAAGTTTTGAG GATGAGGGACAGTGTCCCATTTGTTTAGACACATTTTCACAGACAGAGTTGCCCATGCATGCAAGTGTTTGTGGAGATAG TATATTACAGACACTGGATTATGAGAGCAGTCCTCCGTGTGGCACACCAGTACAGCAACACCAAGGCCCAGACATGAAATG TCCAGATGATGTATTGCGTTTGTTGGCAAGAAGGGTAGATGACAGCAAGGATTTCAAGATCTGTGTTTCTCGAACTGACTTCTATCAAAGAGCTATGGTGCAGTGGCAAAGACAAAAGAGAGGAACCCCGGGCAATACTTTGCGTGTAACATTTTTGGGGGAAGCAGGTGTTGACACAGGTGCCATTCGTAAGGAATTTCTTTCAG ATTTGATTGGTGAGATTGAGAAACACCTCTTTGAGCATAGAGGACACCAGAGAGGGAAGAGCCCCATCTACTCCCTAAGTAATCTGGAGAATGGATTTTTTAA gACTGCTGGAGAAGTGTTTTCGGTTAGTCTCGCTCAGGGTGGGCCTGCCCCCCGTTTCTTGAGGCCGTGGTGCTTTGATTATCTCTCATCTGGAGACTTGGATGAATCAACTCTCACTATAGATGATGTGGATGATGCTGAACtttataatttgattaaaaag GTGGAGGAAGAAGAAACCGATCTCTCTGCATGGAATGATCAAAtaattaactgtggttttactgggGCCATTAAACCTGAGAACAAAGAGGCCATAATAAG ATCAATTGTGCTGCATGCAACTCTACGTTTGTTCCCTTTGTTGAAGCAAATCCGAAAAGGTCTTGAAGTCTACAATTTCGTGGACATCCTGGAAAACCATTCAGGACTTTGCCACCAGTTCTTTGTCCCTGATGTGGATGATGATGATAAG gcTGATGCAGACTTCATCATGCAGAACATTCTTCCGAAAATGTCGGAGAAGGGATCAGTACGAGAGACTTATGAAACAGCTATAATCAACTTTCTGCAAGACTTTCTCCAAGAAATTGAAAGCTGTG AGGATAACCCTGACGGAGACATCCTGCCCTTAACTGTCCCCGGTGTTATGCAATGGCTCACTGGCCAGGGACACAAACCTCTTCTAATGTCAGAACTTAAAGAATTCAAAATTTCTCTTCATTTTGACCATGAGTGTATGCAGAGGATGCCAGAACATAAAATATGCTTCCCAGTTGTAAGTGCCTGTGCcagaaaaattacatttcccaCAGTACACATGGGTGACTACAGTTCTTTTAAATCAGTCATGTTGCAAGCCATTCAGTTTGACGACGGTTTTAACAGAATTTAA
- the LOC132158041 gene encoding uncharacterized protein LOC132158041 isoform X3: MATTAGRTALYMVPLQDELCLDPLPFSAEEFAKMPKVECRTCKTTMPLPVLYLHVKSCGGCTQSANDETTEDDDDDVKVVGEITRAVTPTAPASTPTPTTSIQTCSPTPTTSFEDEGQCPICLDTFSQTELPMHASVCGDSILQTLDYESSPPCGTPVQQHQGPDMKCPDDVLRLLARRVDDSKDFKICVSRTDFYQRAMVQWQRQKRGTPGNTLRVTFLGEAGVDTGAIRKEFLSDLIGEIEKHLFEHRGHQRGKSPIYSLSNLENGFFKTAGEVFSVSLAQGGPAPRFLRPWCFDYLSSGDLDESTLTIDDVDDAELYNLIKKVEEEETDLSAWNDQIINCGFTGAIKPENKEAIIRSIVLHATLRLFPLLKQIRKGLEVYNFVDILENHSGLCHQFFVPDVDDDDKADADFIMQNILPKMSEKGSVRETYETAIINFLQDFLQEIESCEDNPDGDILPLTVPGVMQWLTGQGHKPLLMSELKEFKISLHFDHECMQRMPEHKICFPVVSACARKITFPTVHMGDYSSFKSVMLQAIQFDDGFNRI; the protein is encoded by the exons ATGGCTACCACCGCTGGAAGAACAGCACTGTATATGGTCCCTCTTCAAGATGAGTTATGTCTTGATCCACTGCCATTCTCAGCAGAAGAGTTTGCGAAGATGCCAAAGGTTGAGTGTCGTACTTGTAAAACCACAATGCCACTACCAGTTTTGTACTTGCATGTTAAATCTTGTGGTGGCTGCACACAGTCAGCTAATGATGAG ACtactgaagatgatgatgatgatgtaaaaGTAGTTGGTGAGATTACCAGAGCAGTTACCCCTACAGCCCCAGCTTCTACACCTACACCCACCACTTCAATACAAACTTGTTCTCCTACACCCACCACAAGTTTTGAG GATGAGGGACAGTGTCCCATTTGTTTAGACACATTTTCACAGACAGAGTTGCCCATGCATGCAAGTGTTTGTGGAGATAG TATATTACAGACACTGGATTATGAGAGCAGTCCTCCGTGTGGCACACCAGTACAGCAACACCAAGGCCCAGACATGAAATG TCCAGATGATGTATTGCGTTTGTTGGCAAGAAGGGTAGATGACAGCAAGGATTTCAAGATCTGTGTTTCTCGAACTGACTTCTATCAAAGAGCTATGGTGCAGTGGCAAAGACAAAAGAGAGGAACCCCGGGCAATACTTTGCGTGTAACATTTTTGGGGGAAGCAGGTGTTGACACAGGTGCCATTCGTAAGGAATTTCTTTCAG ATTTGATTGGTGAGATTGAGAAACACCTCTTTGAGCATAGAGGACACCAGAGAGGGAAGAGCCCCATCTACTCCCTAAGTAATCTGGAGAATGGATTTTTTAA gACTGCTGGAGAAGTGTTTTCGGTTAGTCTCGCTCAGGGTGGGCCTGCCCCCCGTTTCTTGAGGCCGTGGTGCTTTGATTATCTCTCATCTGGAGACTTGGATGAATCAACTCTCACTATAGATGATGTGGATGATGCTGAACtttataatttgattaaaaag GTGGAGGAAGAAGAAACCGATCTCTCTGCATGGAATGATCAAAtaattaactgtggttttactgggGCCATTAAACCTGAGAACAAAGAGGCCATAATAAG ATCAATTGTGCTGCATGCAACTCTACGTTTGTTCCCTTTGTTGAAGCAAATCCGAAAAGGTCTTGAAGTCTACAATTTCGTGGACATCCTGGAAAACCATTCAGGACTTTGCCACCAGTTCTTTGTCCCTGATGTGGATGATGATGATAAG gcTGATGCAGACTTCATCATGCAGAACATTCTTCCGAAAATGTCGGAGAAGGGATCAGTACGAGAGACTTATGAAACAGCTATAATCAACTTTCTGCAAGACTTTCTCCAAGAAATTGAAAGCTGTG AGGATAACCCTGACGGAGACATCCTGCCCTTAACTGTCCCCGGTGTTATGCAATGGCTCACTGGCCAGGGACACAAACCTCTTCTAATGTCAGAACTTAAAGAATTCAAAATTTCTCTTCATTTTGACCATGAGTGTATGCAGAGGATGCCAGAACATAAAATATGCTTCCCAGTTGTAAGTGCCTGTGCcagaaaaattacatttcccaCAGTACACATGGGTGACTACAGTTCTTTTAAATCAGTCATGTTGCAAGCCATTCAGTTTGACGACGGTTTTAACAGAATTTAA